In the genome of Chlamydia trachomatis A/HAR-13, one region contains:
- the mnmE gene encoding tRNA uridine-5-carboxymethylaminomethyl(34) synthesis GTPase MnmE has translation MLRNDTITAIATPPGEGSIAIVRVSGPDAISISDRIFSGNIAGYASHTAHLGTVSHNAVYIDQALVLVMRAPRSFTGEDIVEFQCHGGYFACSQIVNTLLAEGARAALPGEFSQRAFLNGKIDLIQAEAIQQLIAADNIDAFRIAQNQFQGHTSQAISSISSLIIEALAYIEVLADFPEEDIETEDSLPKHRIMEALSITDELLSSFDEGQRLAQGTSIVLAGLPNAGKSSILNALTQKNRAIVTDIPGTTRDILEENWVLQGKNLRLIDSAGLRETENLVEKEGIARAREAMSQAEGILWVVDASQPLPEFPTILYQKPTILLWNKCDIVSPPQIEVPFQQISVSAKTGEGLLELKQALQKWLNTTQLGKSSKIFLVSARHHSLLHSVYTCLTAALNGFTEHLPNECIALDLRQALHSIGNLSGSEVTENVLGEIFSKFCIGK, from the coding sequence ATGCTTCGAAATGATACGATCACAGCTATTGCAACTCCTCCAGGAGAAGGAAGTATTGCTATTGTTCGCGTCTCCGGACCGGATGCTATTTCTATTTCTGATCGTATTTTTTCTGGCAACATTGCGGGTTACGCATCACATACAGCCCACCTAGGCACCGTATCCCATAATGCTGTCTATATTGATCAAGCGTTGGTCTTAGTGATGCGCGCCCCGCGATCTTTCACGGGAGAGGACATCGTAGAATTTCAATGCCATGGAGGTTACTTTGCTTGCTCCCAAATTGTAAACACTCTATTAGCGGAGGGAGCTCGTGCAGCACTTCCTGGTGAATTTTCGCAACGTGCATTTTTGAATGGGAAAATCGATCTTATTCAAGCGGAAGCCATACAACAGTTAATCGCTGCTGATAATATCGATGCTTTTCGTATAGCTCAAAATCAATTCCAAGGGCATACTTCTCAAGCGATCTCCTCTATCTCCTCTTTAATTATAGAAGCTCTTGCTTATATAGAAGTCTTAGCAGACTTCCCTGAAGAAGATATAGAAACTGAAGATTCGCTCCCTAAACATCGAATTATGGAAGCTCTATCTATCACAGACGAGCTTCTTTCTAGTTTTGATGAAGGACAACGTCTGGCTCAAGGAACGAGTATTGTTTTAGCAGGGCTTCCAAATGCAGGAAAATCATCCATCCTAAATGCGCTCACTCAAAAAAACCGAGCGATTGTCACTGATATTCCAGGGACAACTCGTGATATTTTAGAAGAAAACTGGGTCTTGCAAGGGAAAAATCTTCGTCTCATTGATTCTGCGGGTCTAAGAGAAACAGAAAATTTAGTTGAGAAAGAAGGGATTGCTCGTGCCCGAGAAGCCATGAGTCAAGCAGAAGGAATTCTCTGGGTTGTGGATGCGTCGCAGCCACTTCCAGAATTCCCTACTATTTTGTATCAAAAGCCGACCATTTTACTTTGGAATAAGTGTGATATCGTATCTCCTCCTCAAATAGAGGTTCCTTTCCAGCAAATTTCTGTATCTGCTAAAACTGGAGAAGGATTGCTGGAATTAAAACAAGCTTTGCAAAAATGGCTCAATACTACGCAGTTAGGAAAATCTTCTAAGATCTTTTTAGTCTCTGCGCGCCATCACAGCTTGCTTCATTCCGTTTATACATGCCTAACAGCTGCGTTGAATGGATTTACAGAACATCTTCCTAATGAATGTATCGCTTTGGATCTCCGACAAGCTTTGCATTCTATAGGCAATTTATCTGGATCCGAAGTCACTGAGAATGTCTTAGGAGAAATTTTCAGCAAGTTTTGTATAGGAAAATAA
- the nth gene encoding endonuclease III domain-containing protein, with amino-acid sequence MKSLNVQAKRAFIISTLNRLFPNPAPSLTGWQTPFQLLIAILLSGNSTDKAVNSVTPSLFAKAPDAQSMSMLAPSEIYSLIAPCGLGERKAAYIHALSHILVDRYHQEPPHTLPELTALPGVGRKTASVFLSIYYGENTFPVDTHILRLAHRWQLSTKRSPSAVEKDLVQFFGPKHSPKLHLQLIYYARAYCPALHHNIDVCPICSFLQTD; translated from the coding sequence ATGAAGTCACTAAATGTACAAGCTAAGCGTGCATTTATTATCTCTACCTTAAACCGTCTTTTCCCTAATCCTGCGCCTTCGTTAACAGGATGGCAAACTCCCTTTCAACTCCTCATTGCTATCCTTTTATCTGGAAATTCGACAGACAAAGCTGTGAACTCTGTCACTCCCTCTCTCTTTGCTAAAGCACCAGATGCACAATCTATGAGTATGCTGGCTCCTTCTGAAATCTATTCACTCATTGCTCCTTGTGGATTAGGAGAACGCAAAGCTGCGTATATTCATGCTCTATCACATATTCTTGTGGATCGTTATCATCAAGAACCTCCTCACACCCTTCCAGAATTAACAGCTCTTCCAGGAGTAGGCAGAAAAACAGCTTCTGTTTTTTTAAGCATTTATTACGGAGAAAATACCTTCCCTGTAGATACACATATCCTTCGCTTAGCACATCGTTGGCAACTTTCTACGAAACGGAGTCCTTCAGCTGTAGAAAAAGATTTAGTACAGTTCTTTGGACCAAAGCACTCTCCGAAATTGCATTTACAACTCATCTACTATGCAAGAGCGTATTGTCCAGCGCTCCACCACAACATCGATGTGTGTCCTATCTGCTCTTTCTTACAGACAGACTAA
- a CDS encoding phosphatidylserine decarboxylase encodes MAAREMLYVNRETGKVEQERIICSSLVKFFIETRIGRALYSVLCKNSLFSRIVGWCQRLRVTRYFIKPFVTKYRICIEESASPLHDYASFNDFFVRKLKPDARPICQGEDICVTPADGAYLVFPSMADLSLFTIKNKPFSLESFLGDPQLAHQYAQGSMAIARLAPFDYHRFHFPIAGIAEAPRRINGHLFSIHPLMLKRNFEVFTENKREITIITSKEFGEVAYVEVGALNVGSIHQTFSPGSYVKKGAEKGFFAFGGSTVVLLFQPQRIIFDADLVGYSAQGLETRCRMGQSLGKRFSS; translated from the coding sequence ATGGCAGCGCGGGAAATGTTATATGTTAATCGCGAAACAGGGAAGGTGGAACAGGAACGTATCATCTGTTCTTCTCTGGTAAAGTTTTTTATTGAAACGAGAATAGGGAGAGCTCTGTACTCTGTTTTATGTAAGAATAGCCTGTTTTCCCGTATCGTAGGCTGGTGTCAAAGACTGCGAGTGACGCGATATTTTATTAAACCTTTCGTTACAAAATATCGTATTTGCATAGAAGAGAGTGCTTCTCCTCTGCACGACTACGCGTCATTTAATGATTTTTTTGTACGAAAACTCAAACCAGATGCTCGACCTATCTGCCAGGGAGAGGATATCTGTGTGACTCCTGCTGATGGTGCCTATCTTGTTTTCCCTTCCATGGCAGATCTATCCTTGTTTACCATTAAAAATAAGCCGTTTTCTTTAGAAAGTTTTTTAGGGGATCCGCAATTGGCTCACCAATATGCGCAAGGGAGTATGGCAATCGCTCGATTAGCTCCTTTTGATTACCATCGCTTCCACTTTCCTATAGCGGGTATTGCTGAGGCACCGCGCCGTATCAACGGCCATCTTTTTTCTATTCATCCTCTTATGCTTAAGCGGAATTTCGAAGTGTTTACGGAGAATAAACGCGAAATTACCATAATTACGTCAAAAGAGTTTGGTGAGGTTGCCTACGTGGAAGTAGGGGCGTTAAATGTGGGTTCTATCCACCAAACGTTTTCTCCCGGTAGTTATGTGAAAAAAGGTGCCGAAAAAGGTTTTTTTGCTTTTGGAGGATCGACTGTTGTTCTATTATTTCAGCCCCAACGGATTATCTTTGATGCAGATCTAGTTGGTTATTCTGCTCAGGGTTTAGAAACCCGGTGTCGAATGGGACAATCGTTAGGAAAACGTTTCTCTTCATAA
- a CDS encoding type III secretion system effector TmeB translates to MSSISPIGGNSGPEGFSSASRGDEIDDVPDSEEGELEERVSDHAESIITESSETLFRTTSSSGVSEDLQQHVSLEESPRQRGFLGRIRDAVVSIWKRRVARRNENYDVKKAEEQQGIVQYLQDSKMPALTRAYRHLRAFNSACLRTIREFFATIFRALRDAYYRHCTRSGINFCGADKDSLEVLVAVGLLLRMATLRSFEHVGGNYEDRLVNNDAPVTGAGRTLVDDAVDDIESILNTRTNWPQHVMIGFSRGLVQLCATPYNATSQECFKSIVRLEKEDPSSDYSQALLLAGIIDRLAEKAPMAAKYVLDALRVRVSELIGELIILDLLPPVWKVGRGGVFPPVNEQLVVQIVNANVERLHSTFAHEPQAYLRMIEGLVTNFFFLPSEEDPSSVGNI, encoded by the coding sequence GTGAGTAGCATAAGCCCTATAGGGGGGAATTCTGGGCCAGAGGGATTTTCTAGTGCATCTCGAGGCGATGAGATTGATGATGTACCAGATAGTGAAGAGGGAGAGCTAGAAGAGCGCGTTTCGGATCATGCAGAGTCTATCATTACCGAGAGCTCGGAAACGCTGTTTCGTACTACTTCTTCATCAGGGGTCAGTGAAGATCTTCAGCAACACGTTAGCTTGGAGGAATCTCCACGACAACGAGGTTTCCTTGGACGGATCCGTGATGCAGTAGTTTCTATTTGGAAGCGTCGTGTTGCACGAAGGAATGAAAACTATGATGTGAAAAAAGCAGAAGAGCAGCAAGGGATTGTGCAATATCTGCAGGATTCGAAAATGCCTGCTTTAACGCGTGCCTATCGCCATCTCCGTGCTTTCAATTCTGCATGCTTACGTACGATTCGTGAGTTTTTCGCTACCATTTTTCGTGCTTTAAGGGATGCGTATTATCGACATTGTACACGTTCTGGGATCAACTTTTGTGGAGCTGATAAAGACTCTTTAGAAGTTCTTGTTGCGGTGGGTTTGCTTTTGCGTATGGCTACCTTACGCTCTTTTGAACATGTCGGTGGGAATTACGAAGATCGATTAGTAAATAATGATGCTCCGGTGACAGGTGCGGGGAGAACTCTTGTTGATGATGCTGTAGACGATATTGAATCGATTTTAAATACGAGAACCAACTGGCCTCAACATGTCATGATAGGGTTTTCTCGTGGTCTCGTTCAATTATGTGCGACTCCTTATAATGCGACTTCTCAAGAATGTTTCAAGTCGATTGTTCGTTTAGAAAAAGAAGACCCTTCTTCAGACTATTCTCAAGCTTTATTATTAGCAGGGATAATAGATCGCTTGGCGGAGAAAGCCCCTATGGCTGCAAAGTATGTTTTGGATGCATTGCGTGTTCGAGTTTCGGAGCTCATAGGAGAACTCATTATTCTCGATTTGCTTCCTCCTGTATGGAAGGTTGGCCGCGGAGGCGTATTCCCTCCTGTGAATGAGCAGCTCGTTGTGCAAATTGTTAATGCAAACGTAGAACGATTGCATTCCACTTTCGCTCATGAGCCACAAGCTTATTTGCGTATGATCGAAGGTTTGGTAACCAATTTCTTTTTCTTACCTAGCGAGGAAGATCCTTCTTCGGTTGGGAATATCTAA